In Halomarina salina, one DNA window encodes the following:
- a CDS encoding outer membrane protein assembly factor BamB family protein produces the protein MPSRTPSRRRFLALAGTTGVTALAGCLGFGGDDRPEYSRPSTEGPPPEPDRHVFASDGEWSSEGFDAANTRWDYGGSAPREEPSVRWRRGVGQSGLRAPTVSDGRVYVTETDRLMVVDATSGETEWELAGETPRGKPSVSDGTVYTVADDVLQALDAETGEQRWSRSFDGPLTMPATVQGEYLTVGERETVHVVSAEDGSVNWSRRLVGRVSYPALGAVGASPFVATGTGGVYSLGAGGEVGVHEDLSARFSTPPTLGRDFAYVGDDSGTLYALEPLTGAVEWSADQAAGRHGIAYTDNYVYSVNGSTLRAFDTESGEEYWSFDVGDGTGSPAAVGDTVYVGGDALYALDPADGGGTVRFKMDLGGHVTPDISAGDGVLYVPVVLENGAEVVAVEPGPSESTASSPSE, from the coding sequence ATGCCCTCCAGAACGCCGTCCAGGCGACGATTCCTCGCGCTCGCGGGAACCACGGGCGTGACCGCGCTCGCGGGGTGTCTCGGCTTCGGCGGCGACGACCGACCCGAGTACAGTCGACCTTCGACCGAGGGGCCGCCCCCGGAACCCGACCGCCACGTCTTCGCCAGCGACGGCGAGTGGTCGAGCGAGGGGTTCGACGCGGCGAACACGCGGTGGGACTACGGGGGGAGCGCTCCGCGCGAGGAGCCGTCCGTCCGCTGGCGGCGTGGGGTCGGGCAGAGCGGGCTCCGCGCCCCGACGGTGAGCGACGGGCGAGTCTACGTCACGGAGACCGACCGTCTGATGGTCGTCGACGCCACGAGCGGCGAGACGGAGTGGGAACTCGCCGGGGAGACGCCGCGGGGCAAGCCGTCGGTGTCCGACGGAACCGTCTACACCGTCGCCGACGACGTCCTCCAGGCGCTCGACGCCGAGACCGGCGAGCAGCGGTGGTCGCGCTCGTTCGACGGCCCGCTGACGATGCCGGCGACGGTCCAGGGCGAGTACCTCACGGTCGGCGAACGGGAGACGGTCCACGTCGTCTCCGCCGAGGACGGGTCGGTGAACTGGTCGCGGCGACTGGTCGGTCGGGTCTCGTATCCCGCGCTGGGGGCTGTCGGTGCGTCACCGTTCGTCGCGACGGGCACCGGCGGGGTCTACTCGCTGGGGGCCGGTGGCGAGGTAGGGGTCCACGAGGACCTCTCCGCGCGGTTCTCCACCCCGCCGACGCTCGGTCGGGACTTCGCCTACGTCGGCGACGACAGCGGGACGCTCTACGCGCTGGAACCGCTCACCGGTGCCGTCGAGTGGAGCGCAGACCAGGCGGCGGGCCGTCACGGTATCGCGTACACGGACAACTACGTCTACAGCGTCAACGGGTCCACGCTCCGGGCGTTCGACACCGAGTCGGGCGAGGAGTACTGGTCGTTCGACGTCGGTGACGGCACGGGGTCACCCGCCGCCGTCGGCGACACGGTGTACGTCGGCGGCGACGCACTCTACGCGCTGGACCCGGCAGACGGTGGGGGGACAGTCAGGTTCAAGATGGACCTCGGCGGGCACGTCACGCCCGACATCTCGGCCGGTGACGGCGTCCTCTACGTCCCGGTGGTCCTGGAGAACGGTGCGGAGGTAGTCGCCGTCGAACCGGGGCCGTCGGAGTCGACCGCGTCGTCACCGTCGGAGTGA
- a CDS encoding tRNA (N(6)-L-threonylcarbamoyladenosine(37)-C(2))-methylthiotransferase — MARYHIETYGCTANRGESRHIEAALRDGGHHRASGPEEADVAILNTCTVVEKTERNMLTRAKELEQETRDLIVTGCMALAQGEEFRDAGIDAQVVHWDDVPSAALNGECPTLTPDTEPILDGVVGILPIARGCMSDCSYCITKQATGRIDSPPVSENVEKARALVHAGAKEIRVTGQDTGVYGWDTGERRLHTLLDRICDIDGEFRVRVGMANPKGVHGIREELAAVFAENEKLYNFLHIPVQSGSDDVLGDMRRQHQVREFEEVVETFDRHLDHWTCSTDFIVGFPTETDDDHRRSLDLFERVRPEKVNVTRFSKRPGTDAADMKGLGGTLKKERSKEMVELKMDLLRDVHESMVGERHEVLCVEQGTGDSVKCYDEAYRQVIVTNAEERGVEPGDLLDVEVTSAETVYCFGEPL, encoded by the coding sequence ATGGCCCGCTACCACATCGAAACCTACGGGTGTACCGCCAACCGTGGCGAGAGTCGCCACATCGAGGCGGCCCTCCGCGACGGCGGTCACCACCGCGCGTCCGGTCCCGAGGAGGCCGACGTCGCCATCCTCAACACCTGCACGGTGGTCGAGAAGACGGAGCGTAACATGCTGACGCGGGCCAAGGAACTGGAGCAGGAGACGAGGGACCTCATCGTCACCGGCTGTATGGCGCTCGCGCAGGGCGAGGAGTTCCGCGACGCGGGCATCGACGCCCAGGTCGTCCACTGGGACGACGTGCCGAGCGCCGCGCTCAACGGCGAGTGTCCGACGCTGACGCCCGACACCGAACCCATCCTCGACGGCGTCGTCGGCATCCTCCCCATCGCCCGTGGCTGTATGAGCGACTGTTCGTACTGCATCACGAAGCAGGCGACGGGCAGGATAGACAGCCCGCCCGTCTCCGAGAACGTCGAGAAGGCTCGCGCGCTCGTCCACGCGGGCGCGAAGGAGATACGTGTCACCGGGCAGGACACCGGCGTCTACGGCTGGGACACGGGCGAGCGCAGACTCCACACGCTGCTCGACCGCATCTGCGACATCGACGGCGAGTTCCGGGTGCGCGTGGGCATGGCGAACCCGAAGGGCGTCCACGGCATCCGCGAGGAACTCGCCGCGGTGTTCGCCGAGAACGAGAAGCTCTACAACTTCCTGCACATCCCCGTCCAGTCGGGGAGCGACGACGTGCTGGGCGACATGCGCCGCCAGCACCAGGTCCGGGAGTTCGAGGAGGTGGTCGAGACGTTCGACCGCCACCTCGACCACTGGACCTGCTCGACGGACTTCATCGTCGGCTTCCCCACCGAGACGGACGACGACCACCGACGGAGCCTCGACCTGTTCGAGCGGGTCCGCCCGGAGAAGGTGAACGTCACGCGCTTCTCGAAGCGCCCCGGCACCGACGCGGCCGACATGAAAGGACTCGGCGGGACGCTGAAGAAGGAGCGCTCGAAGGAGATGGTCGAGTTGAAGATGGACCTCCTGCGTGACGTCCACGAGTCGATGGTCGGGGAGCGCCACGAGGTGCTCTGCGTCGAGCAGGGGACGGGCGACTCGGTGAAGTGCTACGACGAGGCCTACCGGCAGGTCATCGTCACGAACGCCGAGGAACGCGGCGTCGAGCCGGGCGACCTGCTCGACGTCGAAGTGACGAGCGCGGAGACGGTGTACTGCTTCGGCGAGCCGTTGTAA
- a CDS encoding twin-arginine translocation signal domain-containing protein — protein sequence MSPQRRDFLKLGSVAAATAVAGCTGIMGGDENDTDETETAGGGGNVSTEGRNQSLDEFETTEVGKDVSVDGTSIAVSEPAVRASLLYQTEDAKDLAFSTGSHYLLAHVDAGEGGPAADAFKLVTGSLGNYPATDPTNGNPMAEYGQKYDPENDATSGWVGFTIPGGVTLSSAAIVVDGSRSGWRLADETVAALAEPVPALSLDDVDAPESVAPGEPFEVTATFVNDTGTDGTLRGLVEQSVAEPAVESFSLDVAAGESAEYTTELTAPDDNGEMTFTVRTTGGKQATTVTVGSGPSNSTSTTTN from the coding sequence ATGAGTCCCCAACGACGTGACTTTCTGAAACTCGGTAGTGTTGCAGCGGCGACCGCGGTCGCAGGCTGTACTGGCATCATGGGCGGCGACGAGAACGACACCGACGAGACGGAGACTGCCGGCGGTGGCGGCAACGTCTCGACGGAGGGTCGGAACCAGTCGCTCGACGAGTTCGAGACGACCGAGGTCGGGAAGGACGTCTCCGTCGACGGCACGTCCATCGCCGTCAGCGAACCGGCGGTGCGCGCCTCCCTGCTCTATCAGACCGAGGACGCCAAAGACCTCGCGTTCAGTACCGGGAGCCACTACCTCCTCGCCCACGTGGACGCCGGCGAAGGTGGGCCGGCGGCCGACGCCTTCAAACTCGTCACCGGGTCGCTCGGCAACTACCCGGCGACGGACCCGACGAACGGGAACCCGATGGCGGAGTACGGACAGAAGTACGACCCCGAGAACGACGCGACGAGCGGCTGGGTCGGGTTCACGATTCCCGGCGGCGTCACGCTGTCGTCGGCCGCCATCGTCGTCGACGGTAGCCGGAGCGGCTGGCGACTCGCCGACGAGACGGTCGCCGCACTGGCCGAGCCCGTCCCCGCGCTCTCGCTCGACGACGTCGACGCTCCCGAGAGCGTCGCGCCCGGCGAGCCGTTCGAGGTGACGGCGACGTTCGTGAACGACACCGGAACCGACGGGACGCTCCGCGGCCTCGTCGAGCAGTCGGTCGCCGAGCCGGCCGTCGAATCGTTCAGCCTCGACGTCGCCGCCGGGGAGAGCGCCGAGTACACGACCGAACTCACCGCGCCCGACGACAACGGTGAGATGACGTTCACCGTGCGGACGACCGGCGGCAAGCAGGCGACGACGGTCACCGTCGGCTCCGGTCCGAGCAACTCGACGAGCACCACGACCAACTGA
- a CDS encoding cation diffusion facilitator family transporter yields the protein MDRVSALRRVGLLVLGANLVLALAKGAVYLSTGSLAVGGEAVNSLADTAYSIVVVGGLYLTTQPADDTHPHGHERIEPFVSLVVAVGIGAAGVGVLWQAAQSALAGGAAVAGPVAAGVLAGSAVVKYLLFRYCSRMAEDFNSPALRATALDNRADILTAVAALAGVAGSALGYPVLDPLAGGVVALGILYTGYEIGRDNVGYLVGEAPDSDLRDEIVARALTHPEVRGVHDVVAHHVGPEVDVSLHLEIEGDRTVREAHDIETDVVRAIRAIDEVDDVFVHLDPRELGEWKEDDDGRIPARESGPRRPDADRR from the coding sequence ATGGACCGCGTTTCGGCACTCAGGCGGGTCGGTCTGCTCGTCCTCGGTGCCAACCTCGTGCTCGCGCTGGCGAAAGGCGCGGTCTACCTCTCGACGGGCAGCCTCGCCGTCGGCGGCGAGGCGGTCAACAGTCTCGCCGACACGGCCTACAGCATCGTCGTCGTCGGTGGCCTCTACCTGACGACCCAGCCAGCGGACGACACCCACCCGCACGGCCACGAGCGCATCGAGCCGTTCGTCTCCCTCGTCGTCGCCGTCGGCATCGGCGCCGCGGGCGTCGGCGTGCTGTGGCAAGCCGCCCAGTCGGCGCTCGCCGGCGGGGCCGCCGTCGCGGGACCGGTCGCCGCTGGCGTCCTCGCCGGGAGCGCCGTCGTGAAGTACCTCCTCTTCCGGTACTGCTCGCGGATGGCCGAGGACTTCAACTCGCCCGCGCTCCGGGCGACGGCGCTCGACAATCGCGCGGACATCCTCACCGCCGTCGCTGCACTGGCGGGGGTCGCCGGAAGCGCGCTCGGCTACCCCGTCCTCGACCCACTGGCTGGTGGCGTGGTCGCCCTCGGCATCCTCTACACGGGGTACGAGATCGGTCGGGACAACGTCGGCTACCTGGTGGGGGAGGCTCCCGACTCCGACCTCCGCGACGAAATCGTCGCGCGGGCGCTCACGCATCCCGAAGTCCGGGGCGTCCACGACGTCGTCGCCCACCACGTCGGCCCCGAGGTCGACGTGAGCCTCCACCTGGAGATCGAGGGCGACCGGACCGTCCGGGAGGCCCACGACATCGAGACGGACGTCGTCAGGGCGATTCGCGCCATCGACGAAGTGGACGACGTGTTCGTCCACCTCGACCCGCGCGAACTCGGCGAGTGGAAGGAGGACGACGACGGACGTATCCCGGCCCGCGAGTCCGGACCACGGCGACCGGACGCGGACCGTCGGTAG
- a CDS encoding HIT family protein produces MDQLFAPWRIEWVERGGEGDAPDHDCPFCALPDLDADREHRIVARSDHAFVLLNNYPYNPGHAMVIPYDHGGDYRDLSDEQLLDHARLKQRTFDAIDAALSPQAFNAGLNLGGAAGGSIDDHLHTHVVPRWGGDTNFMPVIGETKVIVEAIEDTYDRLHEAFADQEDAEESETGAVRVR; encoded by the coding sequence ATGGACCAACTGTTCGCGCCGTGGCGTATCGAGTGGGTCGAACGCGGCGGTGAGGGCGACGCTCCGGACCACGACTGTCCGTTCTGCGCGCTCCCGGACCTCGACGCCGACCGCGAGCACCGCATCGTCGCCCGGAGCGACCACGCGTTCGTCCTGCTCAACAACTACCCGTACAACCCCGGCCACGCGATGGTCATCCCGTACGACCACGGCGGCGACTACCGCGACCTCTCGGACGAGCAACTGCTCGACCACGCCCGCCTCAAACAGCGGACGTTCGACGCGATAGACGCCGCGCTCTCGCCACAGGCGTTCAACGCCGGTCTGAACCTCGGCGGGGCCGCCGGCGGGTCCATCGACGACCACCTCCACACCCACGTCGTCCCGCGGTGGGGCGGCGACACGAACTTCATGCCCGTCATCGGCGAGACGAAGGTCATCGTCGAGGCCATCGAGGACACCTACGACCGACTCCACGAGGCGTTCGCCGACCAGGAGGACGCCGAGGAGAGCGAGACGGGCGCGGTCCGTGTCCGCTGA
- a CDS encoding DUF7835 family putative zinc beta-ribbon protein gives MAATQNSRNDMTEDCPECSAETAHSVSLQIRTESTKAENAQFSREPYRVATCLVCGHETTLRMNNA, from the coding sequence ATGGCAGCGACACAGAACAGTCGGAACGACATGACCGAGGACTGCCCGGAGTGTAGCGCCGAAACCGCCCATTCGGTCTCGCTCCAGATTCGCACCGAGAGCACGAAGGCTGAGAACGCCCAGTTCTCGCGCGAACCCTACCGCGTCGCCACGTGTCTCGTCTGTGGTCACGAGACGACGCTGCGCATGAACAACGCCTGA
- the map gene encoding type II methionyl aminopeptidase: MSVDLTDEQYEQHREAGEILAEVRDEAADRVDVGVKHLEVAEWAEERIRELGGKPAFPVNISIDHEAAHATPSIDDDAEFGEEMVNLDIGVHVDGWLADTAITVDLSGNDDLAAASEEALDAALELVEPGVHTGELGAAIEETIDGYGFNPVVNLTGHGLGHWQQHTPPNIPNRAVETGVELEAGDVVAIEPFATDGSGKVGEGATEEIFALEHERSVRNRQARQVIEQVTEEFRTLPFATRWLDTDRAEMALRRLKQQGVVHGYPVLQEEEGRLVSQKEHTVIVTEDGCEVTTRSR; the protein is encoded by the coding sequence ATGAGCGTAGACCTCACGGACGAACAGTACGAGCAACACCGCGAGGCGGGCGAGATTCTCGCCGAGGTCCGCGACGAGGCCGCCGACCGAGTCGACGTCGGGGTGAAGCACCTGGAGGTCGCGGAGTGGGCAGAAGAGCGCATCCGCGAACTGGGTGGCAAGCCGGCGTTCCCCGTCAACATCAGCATCGACCACGAGGCGGCCCACGCCACGCCGAGCATCGACGACGACGCCGAGTTCGGCGAGGAGATGGTGAACCTCGACATCGGCGTGCACGTCGACGGCTGGCTCGCCGACACCGCCATCACCGTGGACCTGTCGGGCAACGACGACCTCGCGGCCGCCAGCGAGGAGGCGCTCGACGCCGCCCTCGAACTCGTCGAACCGGGCGTCCACACGGGCGAGCTAGGCGCGGCCATCGAGGAGACCATCGACGGCTACGGCTTCAACCCGGTCGTCAACCTCACCGGCCACGGCCTCGGCCACTGGCAGCAGCACACGCCGCCGAACATCCCGAACCGGGCCGTCGAAACGGGCGTCGAACTCGAAGCGGGCGACGTGGTCGCCATCGAGCCGTTCGCCACCGACGGGAGCGGGAAGGTCGGCGAGGGAGCGACGGAGGAGATCTTCGCGCTCGAACACGAGCGCAGCGTCCGCAACCGGCAGGCTCGCCAGGTCATCGAGCAGGTCACCGAGGAGTTCCGCACGCTCCCGTTCGCGACGCGATGGCTGGACACCGACCGCGCGGAGATGGCGCTCCGCCGCCTCAAACAGCAGGGCGTCGTCCACGGCTACCCCGTCCTGCAGGAGGAGGAGGGCCGCCTCGTCAGTCAGAAGGAACACACCGTCATCGTCACCGAGGACGGCTGTGAAGTGACGACCCGGTCCCGCTAG
- a CDS encoding isoaspartyl peptidase/L-asparaginase has product MYVIAHGGAGGPVDEPVPRQAVLDEAVDAGRTAATPLDAVVETVRVLESSPRFNAGVGGSVQSDGVVRTDAGVMTSDRSVGAASSMPGVEHASEVARLVMEETPHVCVAGVHAVDLADAYDVPVGVDLWSERTREQWADEDPPANDDVRSQLEWLREDFGGAPEGDSSNEGRDAHHESDTVGAVATDGETVAALTSTGGRWRALAGRVGDVPQVGSGFFCTHAGGASSTGSGEDIVRVTLARRAVDHLELGRDPQEAAELAIEEFEDITGSDAGVVVMDAEGRAGSAFNSDAMQTARYAHGSDDEDDGSGASEE; this is encoded by the coding sequence ATGTACGTCATCGCACACGGCGGCGCGGGTGGACCGGTAGACGAACCGGTCCCGCGACAGGCGGTCCTCGACGAGGCCGTCGACGCGGGTCGGACGGCAGCGACGCCACTCGACGCCGTCGTGGAGACGGTCCGGGTCCTCGAATCGTCGCCGCGGTTCAACGCGGGCGTCGGCGGGTCGGTCCAGTCCGACGGCGTCGTCCGCACCGACGCGGGCGTGATGACCAGCGACCGGTCGGTCGGCGCGGCGAGTTCGATGCCCGGCGTCGAACACGCCAGCGAGGTGGCCCGCCTCGTCATGGAGGAGACGCCCCACGTCTGCGTCGCGGGCGTCCACGCCGTCGACCTCGCCGACGCCTACGACGTTCCCGTGGGCGTCGACCTGTGGAGCGAACGCACCCGCGAGCAGTGGGCCGACGAGGACCCGCCCGCGAACGACGACGTCCGCTCCCAGCTGGAGTGGCTCAGGGAGGACTTCGGCGGCGCACCGGAGGGCGACTCGTCGAACGAGGGGCGAGACGCCCACCACGAATCGGACACCGTGGGTGCGGTCGCCACCGACGGCGAGACGGTCGCCGCGCTCACCTCGACGGGCGGGCGCTGGCGGGCGCTCGCCGGCCGGGTCGGCGACGTCCCGCAGGTCGGGTCGGGGTTCTTCTGCACGCACGCGGGTGGGGCGAGTTCCACTGGCTCGGGCGAGGATATCGTCCGCGTCACGCTCGCCCGCCGCGCCGTCGACCACCTCGAACTCGGCCGGGACCCGCAGGAGGCCGCCGAACTCGCCATCGAGGAGTTCGAGGACATCACGGGCAGCGACGCGGGCGTCGTCGTGATGGACGCCGAGGGACGGGCCGGAAGCGCGTTCAACTCCGACGCGATGCAGACCGCCCGGTACGCTCACGGGAGTGACGACGAGGACGACGGGAGCGGAGCCAGCGAAGAGTAG